ACAGGTTGCTTTCCGGCTGGCCCGGGTCGCGGCCCAGAATTTCGAGATAGGTCGTGTCCGAGAGCGAGAGCAGCCGGTTGGCCGTGCCGCCGCCGGGATGCTCTCCGCCATAGGCAGATGGGACATCCATCGTTTCAGCGAAAATGCGTTCGCCTTCGGCCAGATCGGCACAATACCAGACAAGATGATCAACGCGCATGTTCAAAAACTGGCACAGAGATCGGCAGGAGTCCATTGGAACTCACCAGGCGTGGCCAATTCATTTCCGCCGCGCGGTGCTCCCCCGCTCGAGAATCTTGTAGCCCATATCCACGCGCCTCGGCGCAGTGACACGGCTCTTTTCAATTTTGGCGAGCACCGCTTCGGCCGCCATTTTCCCGATGTCGTAGCGCGGCGTGGCCACCGTGGTGATCGGCGGGGAGGCATAGGCCGCGAATTCGAGATCATGAAATCCAATGATCGAAATTTTCTCCGGAACGCTGATGCCAAGCTCGCGGCATTTCATCACCGCCCCCATGGCCAGATTGTCGTCGATGCAGAACAGTGCGTCCGGCATGGCGCCACCCTTCACCATGTCGGCCAGAATGGCGGAACCAAGTGCAATCGTGCTGGGCAGCGGCTTTGAAAAAATCAGATGATCGTGCGCAATGCCCGCCTGCGTCATCGCGGATTGGTAGCCTTCGAGGCGCGCGGCGGCGCGGATATCCATGCTGCCCATCACAAAGCCAACCTGGCGGTGCCCCAGATCCAGCAGGTGTTGCGTCGCCGCCCGGCCCGCAGCGACATGCGACAGGCCGATATTCACATCCACCGGGTCATCCGAGAGTTCAAAGGTTTCGACCACCGGAATCTTTGCTTGCTTGAGCAAGCGCCTGGTCATCGGCGTGTGGTCCACGCCAACAATCACGATGGCTTCGACACGCTGGCCCAATAGAGTGCGCACCGCCTTTTCTTCCTCGATGGCGGAATAGCGGCTGTTGACCACCACGACCTGAAAGCCGGCATTGGGAAACACTTCATGCAGGGCGCGCAGATAGTCGGCAAAGATCACATTATAGAGCGTGGGCACGATGACGCCCACAGAGTGGCTACGTGCCGATGCCAGCCTGCTGGCCGCGAGATTGGGCACATAGGCCAGCTTTTCCACCGCAGCGTCAATCCGCTGCCGGAGTTCAGGAGAAACCACATCGGGGTCACGCAGCGCGCGTGAAACCGTGATTGGGCTCACATTCGCCAGACGGGCCACATCATCCAATGTCTTGCGTTTTCTCGTGATGGCACTCTCCCCACCTGCCGTCTACTGGTCAGACCATAGGCTGATGCACCGCAAAATCCAATACATTTGACAGCGCTGTCATTTCGCGTATGGTCCCAGCCTGCCTGAGCAAACATAATCAGCCGAGAACAATCTCGCGGGCTCTGGCAGCGTGACCCGGAATCAGCCGGAGCGCAGTTTCGGGAGGAACTAAATGGCACTTTCATTCAATACGCGCTGGTTGGTGGCCGCTGGCCTGTCGACCTCTATGTTCACTGCGCTTGCAACATCGGCTCATGCAGCG
This genomic interval from Aestuariivirga litoralis contains the following:
- a CDS encoding LacI family DNA-binding transcriptional regulator; the encoded protein is MDDVARLANVSPITVSRALRDPDVVSPELRQRIDAAVEKLAYVPNLAASRLASARSHSVGVIVPTLYNVIFADYLRALHEVFPNAGFQVVVVNSRYSAIEEEKAVRTLLGQRVEAIVIVGVDHTPMTRRLLKQAKIPVVETFELSDDPVDVNIGLSHVAAGRAATQHLLDLGHRQVGFVMGSMDIRAAARLEGYQSAMTQAGIAHDHLIFSKPLPSTIALGSAILADMVKGGAMPDALFCIDDNLAMGAVMKCRELGISVPEKISIIGFHDLEFAAYASPPITTVATPRYDIGKMAAEAVLAKIEKSRVTAPRRVDMGYKILERGSTARRK